The nucleotide sequence TACCAAGTGAGTCTGAGGGTGTCAAAACCAATTTTTCCTGGGCGTGATGGAACCTTCTCGTGTTCTTATTGGTTCATCTTGTCCgccattttctttctggtcttgcTTTCTTTCCTTGTGAATGATTGATGATGATCTGAAACGTGTCATCGTGTTGGCAATTGGTGTGGTAGTTCTTCAACTGACAGTTGGAAAAGGGCTCTTGTGCTCCCATCAGCATGGAGGGCTACTCTTATTCAGTGAACCTTTGTGTTGCTAAAGTTATTGCATTGCCAATGgagtcaagaaaaatatatttatttgctGTTTGCATTTGTTAAGCACCAAAGTCTGTTGCTTTCTATAATTATCTCCCACTGGAATTGTAGCTTTATGTCAAATGGTCAATCCTCTTTACATCCTCCAGATCTCCCTGGTAGAGCCAGAAACCAACTCAACACAAGATCGTTGCTGAGTGGAGCAAATCCATCGTCAACTGCAACCTCAGCACCGGCTCAACAGGGGGAGGAAGTTGAAATATTACCAGCGACCAATGATAATCATGGAGGTGTCATTGTTGAAATGAAGGACCCAATGGACTCCAGAACTTTTGCGTTCTCCTTACGAGCATCCTTGGAAATTTGGAGGCAGCAGGTGATGAAGCTATGAGTCATAAACAGTCAAATTTCTTTTCTCCTCACATTTTGCTTGGGAGATCTGACTTGGAGCACACTTTGGTTAGCATAAACATTCATTATTGTTTGATTCAGAGAACAAAAGTAAATGTTTCATGTGTATTAATTTCAGTCTAGTAACTGATGCAGAAAGAGAAAAGTAAAAGAAAACAGAATCAGCAAGGATTTTTAGGTGACAATTCTGTAGATATTGTTTGGTGAAAAGGGCTTTCGTTAGATAATAATGTGTTACAACTTTTGCCCAAAATCACATGGACCATGGCCTCTAAAAGTAGCACTCAGAAGTTTTTCTTTAGGGGTGAGTACTTACATATATTAATCTCAGTCACAGAGCACCTCTAACGTGGGAGTGATTGGACTAGTTGAGGTGTTACAATCTCCACCATTTAGATGCTTAATGTTCTTGTCTGGTCCATGCTTATATCCTACATGCATTGAGTTAAAGCTTCTAAAATTTGAGGATAAAAATGGACTAAATTGTTCAAGGTGGTCGAACCATGTTTAGGTAAGACCTACAAATGGGTTGGTAAGATGCGAACAGTCAGTTATAAATGCAAAGGCACAATTAAGAAAGTGCGATTGGGCAAAAATAAAAGGGAACTCTGCTAGAAAGAATCAGAGAATGAATGTGAATGTTGGATGGTGTAGCAACATTAAAGCTGTATGATCCAGTCATTTGTACCAGCATGTAATGTGCTTGCAAGGACTAATTATGGTGGCTTATAAATAACACCAAATTATGTCAACATAGTGCAATATGGTGGAGGTTCCAGATCAATTCATGCAAGGTCCCTGCTCATTCATGTTGGTTGGCACAAACTACATGAGCATTATACTATGAAACTGAACACCTTGAGCAGCATGACACCTAATAGATATGAGCAGATCTTGACCCCATATATTTGAGGTTCTGTATTGCTGTGTTGTTCTTTCATTTTCCTACTGCATGCCAGTGTTTGTCATCAGAATTGCTGTGTTGTTCTTTCATTTTCCTACTGCATGCCAGTGTTTGTCATCAGATATGTTTTGTCTTGATAATGGTACATCTATGCATTTTCTTACAATGTTTGACTGCTACCTTTCAGGGAAAGAAAGGTGTTTGGGTTAAATTGCCAATTGAGCTTTCGAATCTTGTTCAACCTACTGTTGAGGTAATTTTTATTATCTAATAACTTTCTTTCTGGAAGGGCCTTCCCTGGGTTACATTTAACAGATATTCATAGTTGCTTAGTGTCAAACACAGTGCTTTTTGAAAATTATGCACGCTAGGCTACTAGttactcctcctcctctttgGTCGAGAATAGATATCACTGTTTGAATGTGTTGCCCATTGAAATTGGTATAAAATTGTAAACTATTTCAAGTTCTGTACATGCAGAGAGTTTTTTTAGTTTTCATTCTGTAACAGAAAAGACTACGATTGTGCTAAATTCCAACTTTAACCTCAAAAAGAAGATTCACCTAAGGTgtatatttgattataaaatatcataagattATGGTGCATTAATGTGAGCATGGTTGATTTAAGATTGGAGGATCTTTATTATCATTATGGACTTAAAGAGGATCTATCATTTCTTTGTTATGaagacatgcttctatgaaatttcTAAAGAAACACATGATGAGGAAGGGACATGTTGGTTTAAGCTACTTTTATACCAAAGATTGTCACtttggattttattttctgtagaTTAAATATTAAGGCTGCTTCTATATGTAGCAGTTCGGAGACAAGGTAGGCGAACAAGGTTTCTCTGAGCAAATTTACTTTTTCTCTTCACTTTGGAGGACAAGGGACATGTGTTGATTTAAGCTACCTTTATTCCAAGGTTGTCACTTTGGATGTTATTTTCTGTAGATTAAATAATAAGGCTGCTTCTATATCTAGCAGTTTGGAGACAGGATAGGAGAACATGGCTTCACTGAGAAaatctacctttttttttttctctttggcaTATCATCTTgtctgtttctttttttcttggtgGGCATGAATAAAGGGTGCAATGGTaatttgcattatttttcaattaGGGTGGCCGGTTTatcttttaaatataataaatgtaTATTAAATTATATCTAAAGAAGATTTTCCTATATGGCCACATTGTTTTGCAAATCATGCGTTTCCAATAAGTTGCAAATATATGTTGACACAGTGTGTTAGATAAGGTGGATGCCAGTTTGTTAATTTTGCAAAACCTAATATCATACAAGAGTAAATTTATTAATAGTTGTAGGGCATGAAGGCATAAATTATTCGAACTCATCCTGATGCATTATAGTGTTTCTATTCTACTCTGATAAAAATTTAGTCATTTAAGCTGGAATTTTTATGCAACTTTATCTTGATGCAGGAAGGGTTCCGGTATCACCATGCAGAGCCAAGTTATGTGATGCTTGTATATTGGATCCCTGATACTGAAAATACATTACCAGTGAATGCTACACACCGTGTGGGTGTTGGTGCTTTTGTGATGAATGACAAAAGAGAAGTAAAATTCTTCTTGCATGCATAATTTACTATGTTAAATTTACATTATCCTTAAAACATGAAAAAGAATAGCATCAGGTCATATATTTTGATTGCTAAGATATTCACTCATGGTTAATACTAAAGTAGTTTTGGTTTGTTGTCCATAATCTACATTGTGGTACATTTTACATGCTATAAGTCTAGCTTCATATGAAATTGTCATAACGACAACTGCAATTTAACATCTGCAAATTTCAATATGGTAGGTCTTGGCAGTCCAGGAAAAAAGTGGCAAGTTCCGTGGATCAGGCGTATGGAAGTTTCCTACTGGAGTTGTAGAGCCGGTAGGATTTCCTCTAACAACTAACTGGAAATTGGACTTTCTCTAGTTCACCCATTTTTCCACTTTTCAGGAGTCTTTTTCTATCTCAACAGGGTGAAGATATATCTGCTGGGGCAGTAAGGGAAGTCAAAGAAGAGACAGGAGTATGTTCAAAGCTTTAATAGAAGGAATATATCTGTTagacagtgtttttttttttttccagtccTGGGTGAAAATTTACAAAAGTAACATATTCATTTCTGTACTATGTTTGGCAGATCAACACCGAGTTCATTGAAGTACTTGCATTCAGGTAGAGCGGTCAACTAAAGTTACTTCACTGGCAAAGTATTGTTGGTTGTACCTGTTTCTATTAACTTTGCTTTAATAGGTCTTTGTAACTTATAATTTTGAGCCTAGGCAACTGAAGACAATAATTCCTAAACTAGTCCTAGAACTTTTTTATTTGCTTGAGAAAACCTAAAGACTCCTTTCTAGCTAAGATTGCCAGTATCTTTTCTCTCAGATCATTTACTGTGTTACCCGATCTTGTCTCCTGTTCTTGTCAGATGTTTCTaacattttttttaacttttaccCATGCAACtttcataataaaaataatagatacGTTTTCATCGAATGAAATTCATGGCATGATTCTTTTTTATGTTTTCATATTCGTAGGCAAAGTCACAAATCCTTCTTCAACAAGTCAGATTTGTTCTTCATATGCATGCTGCGACCGCTTTCATTTGATATCCGGAAGCAAGATTCAGAGATTGAGGCTGCTGAGGTAATGTAATGCAGTTCTTATGAAGTAACATTTCATAAGGATTAAAATGAATAAGATACTGATTTGACAAGTAACTGTTACTTGTTCTCGAAGCCTTGACTAAATAGCTCACAAGGTACCTGAAATATGCAGATTACTTGATCATGCCCAGATTGCAAGTGGAACTAGTCTTGAAGGAGTTTTGTTTGTAAAAGAATTATTCAA is from Musa acuminata AAA Group cultivar baxijiao chromosome BXJ3-8, Cavendish_Baxijiao_AAA, whole genome shotgun sequence and encodes:
- the LOC135585830 gene encoding nudix hydrolase 2-like isoform X1, whose protein sequence is MLRCRPPVLGLGAVGLCFPTKRCLIQSSKIPNSPLKPLSSRISFTSGRFCFVASFRFDLPGRARNQLNTRSLLSGANPSSTATSAPAQQGEEVEILPATNDNHGGVIVEMKDPMDSRTFAFSLRASLEIWRQQGKKGVWVKLPIELSNLVQPTVEEGFRYHHAEPSYVMLVYWIPDTENTLPVNATHRVGVGAFVMNDKREVLAVQEKSGKFRGSGVWKFPTGVVEPGEDISAGAVREVKEETGINTEFIEVLAFRQSHKSFFNKSDLFFICMLRPLSFDIRKQDSEIEAAEWIPIQQFAAQPFAQKHELLKYIINLGLAKAEKSYAGFSPICIKSAFTSRRSCLYLNTRDLNQPS
- the LOC135585830 gene encoding nudix hydrolase 2-like isoform X2, which produces MLRCRPPVLGLGAVGLCFPTKRCLIQSSKIPNSPLKPLSSRISFTSDLPGRARNQLNTRSLLSGANPSSTATSAPAQQGEEVEILPATNDNHGGVIVEMKDPMDSRTFAFSLRASLEIWRQQGKKGVWVKLPIELSNLVQPTVEEGFRYHHAEPSYVMLVYWIPDTENTLPVNATHRVGVGAFVMNDKREVLAVQEKSGKFRGSGVWKFPTGVVEPGEDISAGAVREVKEETGINTEFIEVLAFRQSHKSFFNKSDLFFICMLRPLSFDIRKQDSEIEAAEWIPIQQFAAQPFAQKHELLKYIINLGLAKAEKSYAGFSPICIKSAFTSRRSCLYLNTRDLNQPS
- the LOC135585830 gene encoding nudix hydrolase 2-like isoform X3 produces the protein MKDPMDSRTFAFSLRASLEIWRQQGKKGVWVKLPIELSNLVQPTVEEGFRYHHAEPSYVMLVYWIPDTENTLPVNATHRVGVGAFVMNDKREVLAVQEKSGKFRGSGVWKFPTGVVEPGEDISAGAVREVKEETGINTEFIEVLAFRQSHKSFFNKSDLFFICMLRPLSFDIRKQDSEIEAAEWIPIQQFAAQPFAQKHELLKYIINLGLAKAEKSYAGFSPICIKSAFTSRRSCLYLNTRDLNQPS